The DNA region TCGTCAGGCTCGGATGCAAAGTCGCCACTCTGTAGGAGCACGCCAGTGTCGCTGTCATACTCTATCCTGCTACTCGTGAAGAGCACCATTGAGGACTCAGCTTCTGAGCCATTGTCGGACCCCAAGAGTTGGAATGAGTCTAGTTCCAGCGTCAGTGACCTCCCAGCGCCTTCTGGAACCTCCGAGTTGAGTGTGCAATCCTCCCGCGTCTCCGCAGCGTGTTCCTCGTCCCAACCATCATAACTCGCTTTCTTGACCTCCAGACCACTCAGCTGGAACTCAGCTTCTCGCTTGCGCGTTGCGCGtgtctttttgaattcatcTTCACTTATTATGCAAACATCATTGCGCGGAAGAAACCGCCTGGAAACCTCCTCGGGCACATCGTACTGCTTACTAAACTCTTCTACGCAAACTATGCTCCTGCTCATCGCTATAAAATGTGGAATCTGGTCAATGTTATTCCTTTGAGATGTTCCTTAGATGTCTAGCCGCTGAGTATTTTTTCAACGGTCTATAACGGCTCTTATTTCGCAGTAAAAAAGGGCTGCTCAAACAAGACAATTGACTGGGAAATTTCTTCGAGTGCTAAAACCCACGCAGATCGCCGTTTTATTTTCCAAGTCCGAACATGATGTAGCTGACCAATACTGTTTGTTTAGGCATCTCAAACGTTTATAAAGAGCTGGACTTGCTGGGCGTCAAGTCCTTCATTTAATTTGTTGATAGTggaaacttctttttgttgagggGAAGGGTCTTTCGTAAATAATGACTGAACCCTGACACGGTGTCGAAGTTGCTCGATGGAAGTTAACCGAGCGCGAATCCACAGCAAAGagacaaagaaaaggtATTGCGAGCACCAAGTTAGCCTGCAGCACGATTTTATTAGATCCGAGAGCATCTGGAAGGATCCGAAgactttttttcaacgttACGTGCACCGCATCATTTGGCTAGATCGAAACCCCTCGGATAAGTTTAGATGGCAGATTCTGCACAGTACGTGTCGCACGTTTCGTTTGACGATCTGACCCCGTCGTTGATAGACGACCAGGCACGGCTACTGCAAAAACACGGCCAGGAGGTTACGTTTTCCAACCCCTTCCTGCACATTCCGCCGCAATATAACCCTCTGTACGCATCCGGCGCGGCAGACGGAAACTCGCCGCGAGTTTCAGGGCTGGGCTCACCGAAGAAGTCTTACTTCAGCCTCGACTCCTACTCCAGGTCACCGTATGGCTCCAGCCCCAACCTGTATTCAGAGTCGTCCGGGCAGGATGGTCTCAAGCTGCCCCAATCGGATCCCTCCGTGGATTCTGTCCACAGTGCGCGTTCCAGTACCACCCCAGTGCCAGCATATCTTCCGGGTCGGCTGCCTCCTGCTGCCTCGCCCCCAGTGCTCAAGAAACGCCCTCAGCGGGACTACGAGGTTGTTAAAGATTTCGACCTCATCAACCCGGACTATGTCAAAGAGCACCAGCTCACTTTGTTAACTGATGAAAACACTCAACAAAACTCGGGATGTTCTCATGGATATACCACGTCCGGTTTTGCTAACCTGAACGAAGTCGAAGACAAAGTGATGCGCAAGGATCATGCGGAAACAAGCCAGACTTCGAAAGAGGGTGGCcgaagaaagagcttcgCTGGTATGagtcttgaagagcttgcggCGCTCGAAAGAGAGTACGAGTCTGCATCGCGAACCAACTACAATGTGGAACAATTTGACTTTAGCGAGCAAGTCCAGCACTATATAGGGCCTGATCAAAGAAGGGCTATTGGGCCGTCGAACGACTGGCCTCAGACAATTTACCCTTCGCGGCCATGCGTGAACCACCGTGCTCTGGCAATTACCAGATCTCACCGCGAATACTCAGACTATATCAAGGATCACGGGAGAAATCAAACGAAAGGATCTCTTAGAACAGTCGTTTGCCTTATCTCCGGAAGAAAGCATACATGGTCAGCGGTTGACTGGTACGTGGAGAATATGGCACGCGGCGGCGACTATCTGGTGATCGTTTCGCGAATACCAGTCTTTGAAGACTCGGTGAAGCGGCCTACACCCCCACAGACAAGCCTCAGCGAAAACTACGATATCAAGGCTTCCAAGCCCAAAAGCAGATCACTGAGCAGGAAATGCAGCCTTACCGAGCAGGGCCTGATGGTGCAGGACGTGGATGTCCTGGCACGCGCCAAATGTAATGACATTCTGAACTACTACCTGCACAAACTCACTGGCAAAATCATGAAACTTACCGTGGAGATTATCAAGGACGACTCGACGGTTTTTGCGCTAACTTCAGCAATAGCCCTTTACAAGCCtgatttcaaagttgtCAGCACCGTCAGCACAAACTTGCATATTAAGTTCAGAAACGGGCACGTAAAGCTTGCCAACTTCGTAATGAGGCATTTCTGGGTGCCTACCTATGTGGTCCCGTTCGAATTCATCGACCCAGCGTTGCTAGGTGAAAAGGTGCCTGATCGGCGTATTACCAATAACCCaaaggaagaaaaagacgatGTGCATATTATAGCCAATATAGACAAGGTGATCAAGCGCACTCTTAACAATCCGTTTGGATCCCAAACCCCGCGTGAACCCAATGATTCCGATGGTGATTTGGCTAGTGTCAATTCTTATTTCCCAACTGATCCCGAGACAAAGCGCAAAGTCGAAGAGTTCGAGAGCATGGGCTATCTCAGACCTGTGCCCACCAGGAGAGAATGCGACCTAAACAAAGTGGGCTCTTTCCCAGGCTCCTCACGATCCAGCAGACGGAGCTCTCGTATCCAGTTTGCAGGTGACCACAACGGAATGTACAAGGTCAAGTCCTTAATTGACGCTGACGACAAAGATGATGATATGGTCCGAAAGATAAAATCGGTGAGCTCAACCCACAGTAGatcatcgatgaagaaaggACATATGTCTGCCAGACGCACCAAGAGCATTGACTCTCCAGGAGGGGTCgaggccaaaaagaagggaaGCAAATTTAGCGGGTTTTTAAAGAAGATTGGATTCGGCAAATAAAGAATCGGGCGCATCGTTTTGGAGCCAAAACTCCTTTCAAGTCCCTCACCGCAGAGGTTCTCGCAATACCGGAGTCCCGTGGTCTACATCACATGACTTGCGGCAGGTGATCCTTGCTTATTATGATCTCCAAGGTGGAAGGCCCGGTACCCTTTGACGCTATCCTGAAACCTCCCTAGAAAAAGGGTGGAGTAGTCTCCGCCCTGCTCGTATGGATGCTACGAGGAGCTTTGATTACCCCTTGCGCTATGCTTTGCGCTCCTATGGAAGTTGTCTACGATAAGGATGTTCAAATGTGTGGGGTAGAATGAACTCTTTTGGTAACAGGGGTACATGAACTTGTGGAGTTCGCGTGCATGGCTTTAACCATATAAATTAGAACACATCTGTGCTTACACAGCGAAAGCTCCCTATCATCACCCCCTACTTTAAACGTCGATTGGAAACCCTCAAACAATGAAAATCGATTCGAAAATATACGAAGAAGCACACAGGCTGGCTCTCATGCCCCGCATGAGAATGATGTTCTACGGTGTTGTGTGCGGAGCTATCGTCCCCGCTATGTACCTGAGATCCTACTAT from Lachancea thermotolerans CBS 6340 chromosome C complete sequence includes:
- a CDS encoding KLTH0C01496p (conserved hypothetical protein) is translated as MSRSIVCVEEFSKQYDVPEEVSRRFLPRNDVCIISEDEFKKTRATRKREAEFQLSGLEVKKASYDGWDEEHAAETREDCTLNSEVPEGAGRSLTLELDSFQLLGSDNGSEAESSMVLFTSSRIEYDSDTGVLLQSGDFASEPDDTRERAGANPHTP
- a CDS encoding uncharacterized protein (some similarities with uniprot|P50089 Saccharomyces cerevisiae YGR237C Hypothetical ORF), coding for MADSAQYVSHVSFDDLTPSLIDDQARLLQKHGQEVTFSNPFLHIPPQYNPLYASGAADGNSPRVSGLGSPKKSYFSLDSYSRSPYGSSPNLYSESSGQDGLKLPQSDPSVDSVHSARSSTTPVPAYLPGRLPPAASPPVLKKRPQRDYEVVKDFDLINPDYVKEHQLTLLTDENTQQNSGCSHGYTTSGFANLNEVEDKVMRKDHAETSQTSKEGGRRKSFAGMSLEELAALEREYESASRTNYNVEQFDFSEQVQHYIGPDQRRAIGPSNDWPQTIYPSRPCVNHRALAITRSHREYSDYIKDHGRNQTKGSLRTVVCLISGRKHTWSAVDWYVENMARGGDYLVIVSRIPVFEDSVKRPTPPQTSLSENYDIKASKPKSRSLSRKCSLTEQGLMVQDVDVLARAKCNDILNYYLHKLTGKIMKLTVEIIKDDSTVFALTSAIALYKPDFKVVSTVSTNLHIKFRNGHVKLANFVMRHFWVPTYVVPFEFIDPALLGEKVPDRRITNNPKEEKDDVHIIANIDKVIKRTLNNPFGSQTPREPNDSDGDLASVNSYFPTDPETKRKVEEFESMGYLRPVPTRRECDLNKVGSFPGSSRSSRRSSRIQFAGDHNGMYKVKSLIDADDKDDDMVRKIKSVSSTHSRSSMKKGHMSARRTKSIDSPGGVEAKKKGSKFSGFLKKIGFGK